From Vibrio tritonius, the proteins below share one genomic window:
- a CDS encoding LysR substrate-binding domain-containing protein has protein sequence MPIHHKSIPSLSALIFFEASARLGTFTKASKELHISPTAVAKQIKQLEHFLDVTLFYRRKRGLELTNEGEQYLVHVTQALSILSDAGHRMKHPSQSQALNLEIGTCFSHFWLIPRLDDFRSRFPNINLNISINNERNMTQHGLPSYDVAFYYAPIDSEQKENYLLFDERMLLVCSPDFLAKNPECRDLSKLWQQPLLGIKDAPSFWESWQSWAQNTQLKYQSPTQMMLMEDQIGVIQAAINDAGIALAWDWHIAELLESEQLIALTPPVECYENAFFLSRSQVGCSDDAESFIHWVLEQLAVEKQLNLNNLA, from the coding sequence ATGCCTATTCATCATAAATCGATCCCTTCTCTTTCTGCGCTGATTTTTTTCGAGGCATCGGCTCGATTAGGCACTTTTACCAAGGCATCCAAGGAGTTACATATATCTCCAACCGCTGTTGCCAAGCAGATAAAGCAATTAGAACACTTTTTAGACGTTACTCTTTTCTACCGTCGTAAACGTGGCTTGGAGCTGACCAACGAGGGAGAGCAATACCTCGTCCATGTCACTCAAGCACTAAGCATCCTTTCCGATGCTGGTCATCGCATGAAACATCCATCCCAATCGCAAGCTCTTAATCTGGAAATTGGAACTTGCTTTTCGCATTTTTGGCTGATCCCTAGGTTGGATGACTTTCGCTCACGCTTTCCCAATATCAACCTCAATATATCGATTAATAACGAAAGGAATATGACTCAACATGGTTTGCCAAGCTATGACGTCGCGTTCTATTACGCTCCAATAGATTCCGAACAAAAAGAAAATTACTTATTATTCGACGAACGTATGTTATTAGTCTGTAGTCCTGATTTTCTAGCGAAAAACCCGGAATGCCGTGATTTATCAAAACTTTGGCAACAACCTCTACTAGGAATAAAAGACGCACCAAGTTTTTGGGAAAGCTGGCAATCATGGGCCCAAAATACCCAACTTAAGTATCAATCACCAACACAAATGATGTTAATGGAAGACCAGATTGGCGTTATTCAAGCCGCTATTAATGATGCAGGAATCGCGCTAGCTTGGGATTGGCACATAGCGGAATTACTAGAAAGCGAACAACTTATTGCCTTAACTCCCCCCGTTGAATGTTATGAGAATGCCTTTTTCTTAAGTCGATCCCAAGTCGGTTGTTCAGATGACGCAGAGAGTTTTATCCATTGGGTATTAGAACAGCTTGCGGTAGAAAAGCAGCTTAATCTAAATAACTTAGCGTAA
- a CDS encoding DUF3737 family protein, with protein MTVMTLEKQLIKETFFEGERPLFACENTTLEKVRFYPGESALKHSKHMTANECEFMGKYPFWHSEDVVLENSVFTVYGRAAIWYTHNMVMRNCQVDAPKMFRKVSHLKVENTVFSSAGETLWWCDNVTLNTVNLKGADYVFMHGENIEIDDMNMQGNYSFQEAKNVVIRNSYLDSKDAFWESENVTVYDSVIEGEYLGWHSKNLRLVNCTIRGEQPFCYAENLVLENCIMGEDTELGFEYSTVEADIQSHVMSIKNPKGGYIRALSVGEIIIDQHCINPGACVIDVAE; from the coding sequence ATGACCGTTATGACGTTGGAAAAACAATTGATCAAAGAGACCTTTTTTGAAGGTGAACGCCCATTATTTGCGTGTGAAAATACCACTTTGGAAAAAGTTCGTTTTTATCCTGGGGAGTCTGCGCTTAAACACTCAAAGCATATGACCGCCAACGAGTGTGAATTTATGGGCAAATACCCATTCTGGCATAGCGAAGATGTGGTACTTGAAAACAGCGTATTCACGGTTTATGGCCGTGCTGCGATTTGGTACACCCACAATATGGTGATGCGAAATTGTCAGGTTGATGCTCCAAAAATGTTTCGTAAGGTGTCGCACCTGAAGGTAGAAAACACCGTATTTTCGTCTGCTGGTGAAACACTTTGGTGGTGTGACAACGTGACATTAAATACGGTAAACCTCAAAGGTGCAGACTACGTGTTTATGCATGGCGAAAATATCGAAATTGACGATATGAACATGCAGGGTAATTATTCATTCCAAGAAGCCAAAAATGTCGTGATTCGAAATTCCTATCTCGATTCAAAAGATGCCTTTTGGGAATCAGAAAATGTGACGGTGTACGATAGCGTGATTGAGGGGGAATACCTCGGATGGCATTCGAAGAACCTGCGCTTGGTGAACTGTACCATTCGTGGAGAACAACCTTTTTGTTATGCAGAGAATCTCGTGTTGGAGAACTGCATTATGGGCGAAGATACGGAGCTTGGGTTTGAGTATTCAACGGTAGAAGCGGATATCCAATCCCATGTTATGAGTATTAAAAACCCTAAAGGCGGTTATATTCGTGCGCTTTCCGTTGGTGAGATCATCATTGATCAACACTGCATCAATCCCGGTGCATGTGTGATAGACGTTGCGGAGTAA
- a CDS encoding MalY/PatB family protein, with protein sequence MANFHLNQETDLDQLASFDQVTERRGSGSYKWDSIEQADALPMWVADMDFPTAPAIIEALTRRVQHGIFGYAKVPDVYYQHLMGWFERRYDFAIERDWVLYTSGVVPAISAVIKALTLPGNGVIVQTPVYNCFFSSIRNMGCQVIENTLINREGYYEIDFDDLEKKAQNPNNTVLLLCNPHNPVGRVWTEAELRKIGEICFANGVKVISDEIHCDLVFPEHHHQPFAALGSDYLSNSVTCHAPSKSFNIAGLQIANIIVPNQALRLRVDKALNIHEVCDVNPFGIEALLAAYGEGESEAWLDALVSYLYGNYQFVAEFLQQEIPVLKLTKQEATYLAWIDCRALGLPAEKLVTILAQQAKLILNPGTLFGEAGEGFLRLNMACPRSVLEEGLHRLKIGLMACGQAE encoded by the coding sequence ATGGCCAACTTCCATTTAAACCAAGAGACCGATTTAGACCAACTCGCCAGTTTTGATCAAGTGACAGAGCGAAGAGGAAGCGGGAGTTATAAATGGGACTCTATTGAACAGGCGGATGCTTTGCCCATGTGGGTTGCCGATATGGATTTTCCAACGGCTCCGGCGATTATTGAGGCTTTAACTCGTCGTGTTCAACATGGCATTTTTGGTTATGCCAAGGTGCCCGACGTGTACTATCAACACCTTATGGGTTGGTTTGAACGTCGTTATGACTTTGCCATAGAACGTGACTGGGTGCTGTACACTTCCGGTGTGGTGCCTGCGATTTCCGCTGTGATTAAAGCCTTAACTCTGCCCGGTAACGGCGTGATTGTGCAGACACCGGTTTACAACTGCTTCTTTAGTTCCATTCGTAATATGGGATGCCAAGTAATTGAAAATACGTTGATTAATCGTGAAGGTTACTACGAAATCGATTTTGATGATTTAGAAAAGAAGGCTCAAAATCCGAACAATACGGTGTTATTGCTATGCAATCCTCATAATCCTGTTGGACGAGTGTGGACTGAAGCTGAGCTGCGAAAAATAGGGGAGATCTGTTTTGCCAACGGAGTCAAGGTGATCAGTGATGAAATTCACTGTGACCTTGTGTTTCCTGAGCACCATCATCAACCTTTTGCGGCTTTAGGCTCCGACTATCTTAGCAATTCCGTGACATGTCATGCTCCCAGTAAGTCATTCAATATTGCTGGATTGCAAATAGCCAACATCATTGTACCTAACCAAGCTCTGCGCTTGCGCGTGGATAAAGCGCTCAATATCCATGAGGTATGCGATGTGAATCCGTTTGGTATTGAAGCTTTGCTCGCCGCCTATGGTGAAGGTGAAAGCGAGGCATGGTTAGATGCATTGGTTAGCTATCTTTATGGTAACTACCAATTCGTTGCAGAGTTTCTTCAACAGGAAATCCCAGTGCTTAAGTTAACCAAACAAGAGGCAACGTATCTTGCGTGGATTGATTGCCGAGCTTTGGGATTACCCGCTGAAAAGTTAGTTACTATATTGGCGCAACAAGCAAAGCTTATTTTGAACCCGGGAACCTTATTTGGTGAAGCAGGTGAGGGATTCTTACGTTTGAATATGGCCTGTCCGCGTAGTGTCTTGGAAGAGGGATTACACAGGCTAAAAATAGGACTTATGGCGTGTGGACAGGCCGAATAG
- the cysM gene encoding cysteine synthase CysM yields the protein MAQFPSIESFVGNTPLVRLQRLNTEPTSTVLVKLEGNNPAGSVKDRPALNMILQDEARGEIQQGDTIIEATSGNTGIALAMAAAIKGYKMILIMPSNSTQERVDSMKAYGAELILVEGMEVARDLALQMQAEGKGKVLDQFNNPDNPDAHFKTTGPEIWQQTEGTITHFVSSMGTTGTIMGVSKYLKSQSEAVQIVGLQPAEGSSIPGIRRWPKEYLPGIFDAARVDQVLDVEEADAKQTARELAREEGISAGVSSGGAVYAALQIARQNPGSVVVAIICDRGDRYLSSGLFS from the coding sequence GTGGCACAATTTCCCTCCATTGAATCTTTTGTTGGCAACACGCCTCTGGTACGTCTGCAACGATTAAATACCGAACCCACTAGCACCGTTTTGGTCAAGCTGGAAGGCAACAACCCAGCAGGCTCGGTAAAAGATCGTCCGGCGCTTAATATGATTCTACAAGACGAAGCAAGAGGTGAAATTCAACAAGGTGACACCATCATCGAAGCCACCAGCGGTAACACGGGTATTGCTTTAGCCATGGCAGCGGCAATCAAAGGCTACAAGATGATTCTGATCATGCCGTCGAATTCAACCCAAGAACGGGTTGATTCCATGAAAGCTTACGGTGCAGAGCTGATTCTGGTTGAAGGCATGGAAGTTGCTCGTGATCTCGCCTTGCAAATGCAAGCTGAGGGCAAAGGAAAAGTGCTAGACCAATTTAATAACCCAGATAACCCAGATGCCCATTTCAAAACTACAGGGCCAGAGATCTGGCAACAAACCGAAGGGACTATCACTCACTTTGTTTCCAGCATGGGCACCACTGGCACAATAATGGGGGTTTCTAAGTATCTAAAATCGCAAAGTGAAGCAGTGCAAATTGTCGGCTTACAACCAGCAGAAGGCAGTTCAATTCCAGGAATTCGCCGCTGGCCCAAAGAGTATCTGCCCGGTATTTTTGATGCAGCTCGCGTTGACCAAGTGCTTGATGTAGAAGAAGCCGACGCCAAACAAACCGCCCGTGAACTCGCTCGCGAAGAAGGTATTAGTGCGGGGGTAAGTTCTGGTGGTGCAGTTTATGCGGCGCTACAAATCGCAAGACAAAACCCCGGCTCTGTTGTGGTCGCTATCATTTGTGACCGTGGTGATCGCTACCTTTCATCTGGTCTATTCTCTTAA
- the cysP gene encoding thiosulfate ABC transporter substrate-binding protein CysP produces MKSHFAKSLLSAVLFAGSMTSAFAADQTLLNSSYDIARELFASYNPVFQKHWQEKTGKTVEIKQSHAGSSAQARSILQGLRADVVTFNQVTDVQILADRGHLIPANWKELLPNSSSPYYSTTAFLVRKGNPKHIQDWGDLARDDVSSVFPNPKTSGNGRYTYLAALGYAQKTFGKDNIAQQDSYLKTFLKHVAVFDTGGRGATTSFVERGIGDVLITFESEVNNIRNQYGADKYEVVVPKTSILAEFPVAVVERNAKRNGTLDVAKEYLSYLYSEDAQRLLAGFNYRVHNDKVVSEFADHFPKVELLTVEQIAGSWNNAMKTEFANGGRLDQLQRR; encoded by the coding sequence ATGAAAAGTCATTTTGCCAAATCCCTTTTAAGTGCAGTGTTATTTGCAGGAAGCATGACATCTGCTTTTGCTGCAGACCAAACTCTGCTCAACTCCTCTTATGATATTGCTCGTGAATTGTTCGCAAGCTATAACCCTGTGTTCCAAAAGCATTGGCAGGAAAAGACCGGTAAAACGGTGGAGATCAAGCAATCTCACGCAGGTTCATCGGCTCAAGCTCGTTCAATTCTGCAAGGGTTACGTGCTGATGTTGTGACGTTTAACCAAGTAACCGACGTGCAAATTCTGGCTGACCGTGGTCACCTCATTCCAGCTAACTGGAAAGAACTATTGCCAAACAGCAGCTCACCTTACTACTCCACAACGGCATTTTTGGTGCGTAAAGGTAATCCCAAACACATTCAAGACTGGGGCGATTTGGCTCGAGATGATGTCTCTTCCGTTTTCCCTAATCCAAAAACATCCGGTAATGGTCGTTATACTTACCTTGCTGCTTTGGGTTATGCGCAAAAAACCTTTGGTAAAGACAATATTGCTCAACAGGATTCATATCTCAAAACCTTCTTAAAACATGTGGCTGTGTTTGATACCGGCGGCCGCGGTGCCACTACTTCTTTTGTTGAGCGTGGTATCGGTGATGTGCTGATTACTTTCGAATCAGAAGTTAATAACATTCGCAATCAATACGGTGCGGATAAATACGAAGTTGTGGTACCTAAAACCTCAATTTTGGCAGAGTTTCCAGTCGCTGTGGTTGAGCGTAACGCAAAACGTAATGGCACATTGGATGTCGCAAAAGAGTATCTATCTTACCTATACAGTGAAGATGCGCAGCGTCTACTTGCGGGTTTCAACTACCGCGTGCACAACGACAAAGTCGTGAGCGAATTTGCCGATCATTTTCCTAAAGTGGAATTGCTGACCGTTGAGCAAATTGCTGGTAGTTGGAACAATGCAATGAAAACCGAATTTGCCAATGGCGGCCGTTTAGACCAATTGCAACGTCGCTAA
- a CDS encoding heme-degrading domain-containing protein, which produces MMTLNEVIEQEQQLQLPRFNNDIAWQLGLKIKELAESRQQAVVIEVYAFGQTLFQYAMQGTCADHLDWMQRKRNTVLRYNKSSYQLALYNQSKQRIFEEMPHIDNQTYCAHGGAFPIRIQGSGLIGTITTSALSAEDDHALVAEALTAIKHELEHVKY; this is translated from the coding sequence ATGATGACGTTAAATGAAGTAATAGAACAAGAACAGCAATTGCAACTGCCTCGTTTCAATAACGACATAGCTTGGCAGCTAGGGTTGAAAATCAAAGAGCTGGCAGAATCTCGTCAACAGGCGGTGGTGATTGAAGTGTATGCTTTTGGACAAACACTTTTTCAATACGCGATGCAAGGCACCTGTGCGGATCATTTAGACTGGATGCAACGTAAGCGCAACACGGTATTACGCTACAACAAAAGCAGTTATCAACTGGCGTTATACAATCAATCTAAACAGCGCATTTTTGAAGAAATGCCACACATAGACAATCAAACATATTGTGCCCATGGTGGCGCTTTCCCAATCCGCATTCAGGGTAGCGGCCTTATCGGAACCATTACCACATCCGCATTAAGCGCCGAAGACGATCACGCTCTCGTTGCTGAGGCTCTTACCGCGATTAAGCATGAGTTGGAACACGTCAAATATTGA
- a CDS encoding carboxymuconolactone decarboxylase family protein, producing the protein MKSLMQSSTFLRTITVALLMLIGLTEAYAMSASTLDKRQIAIIPIAAQTASGDIEGLKVSLNKGLDAGLTVNEIKEVLVQMYAYTGFPRSLNGLGAFMGVMQERQEKGIQDNVGKEASSLPADYNSLKDGAANQTTLIGVEVKGPLFDFAPAIDEYLKAHLFGDIFARDVLSWQDRELATIAALANLKGAGSQLGSHYAISMHNGLTEPQIRAFIEVLREAIGEETANHATEVFNQVIAARR; encoded by the coding sequence ATGAAAAGTCTAATGCAGTCATCCACGTTTTTACGAACCATCACTGTCGCTTTACTCATGCTTATTGGATTAACGGAGGCATATGCTATGTCGGCATCTACCTTAGATAAAAGACAGATCGCTATCATTCCAATTGCTGCACAAACAGCAAGCGGAGACATCGAAGGATTAAAAGTGAGTTTGAATAAGGGGTTGGACGCAGGATTAACTGTCAATGAAATCAAAGAGGTTCTGGTTCAAATGTACGCCTACACTGGCTTTCCACGCAGCCTAAACGGATTAGGTGCCTTTATGGGAGTTATGCAAGAGCGTCAAGAAAAAGGCATTCAAGATAACGTGGGGAAAGAGGCGTCATCGCTTCCCGCCGATTACAACAGCCTTAAAGATGGTGCTGCAAATCAAACGACATTGATAGGTGTGGAAGTAAAAGGCCCTCTGTTTGACTTTGCCCCTGCCATTGATGAATACCTCAAGGCTCATTTATTTGGCGACATTTTCGCCCGTGATGTACTTAGCTGGCAAGACCGTGAGTTAGCCACTATTGCGGCACTGGCAAATCTGAAAGGTGCAGGTAGCCAGCTCGGTTCCCATTATGCGATTAGCATGCACAACGGGTTAACTGAACCACAGATTCGCGCTTTCATCGAAGTGTTACGTGAAGCGATTGGTGAAGAGACAGCTAACCACGCTACAGAAGTGTTTAACCAAGTTATCGCTGCTCGTCGTTAA
- a CDS encoding CocE/NonD family hydrolase, with product MNDIHEIHHAMLTLPDGTQLAYRAWMPKDAEQNPVPAILEFLPYRKNDGTIVRDEITMPQTAKHGYACIRVDIRGCGESQGLFDDEYSAQELQDGQDTIAWIASQPWCDGNVGMVGISWGGFNSLMLAALNPPALKAIITQCSTDDRYRDDIHFMGGCLLNDNLDWASFFWAYAQGRAPDKALVGDDWKKLWLKRFENMPFLAKPWLTEQLRNDYWKHASVCEDYSNIKIPVYAMSGWADNYRNTVFSLLANLDGPRKGLVGPWAHKYPNIAYPNPKMDYVKESVRWWDRWLKDIKNGIDEEPQLTYYLQDSVRPQTDYDHRPGQWISEPTWPSPRTHTLSFYLDDGRLVQTLNPAAPKQSICSPQSTGLNGGRLCVGIRQDMEQPADQRADDAGSLTFDTAPLAEPLAITGQVLAKLRIMVDKPTAQLAIRVCDVHPDGASTRISVGTWNLNHQDNHSRFERLDNDRAYDVTVPVNNVAYLVPAGHRLRISISTAYWPLIWPSADRPTVTLDPAGCEVTVPSRSEWTSEITPPSYDKPVSYAGQSLRPYDSQRVVHHDYKSGKVCLETTDDFGRQHFDSCDTEIDLRMKQLQTIHPENPLSAESELFYELDMGREGWWTGLTAHYHMRCDYNFFYITAHWQALEDDQVVFEKQFEETIKRTGV from the coding sequence ATGAACGATATTCATGAAATTCACCATGCAATGCTCACTCTACCCGATGGCACTCAGTTGGCCTATCGAGCATGGATGCCTAAAGACGCCGAACAAAACCCTGTCCCTGCAATTTTGGAGTTTTTGCCTTACCGTAAAAATGATGGAACCATTGTTCGTGATGAAATTACTATGCCTCAAACAGCTAAGCATGGGTACGCATGTATTCGGGTTGATATTCGAGGTTGCGGCGAATCTCAGGGGCTATTTGATGATGAGTACTCCGCTCAAGAATTACAAGATGGGCAAGATACCATTGCTTGGATTGCGTCTCAGCCTTGGTGTGATGGCAATGTCGGCATGGTAGGGATTTCTTGGGGAGGATTTAACTCTCTCATGTTAGCTGCGCTTAACCCGCCAGCATTGAAAGCGATTATTACACAATGTTCTACGGATGACCGTTATCGCGATGACATTCACTTTATGGGGGGCTGCCTATTAAATGACAATTTAGATTGGGCATCATTCTTTTGGGCTTATGCTCAGGGGCGAGCTCCTGATAAAGCACTGGTTGGTGACGATTGGAAAAAACTGTGGCTTAAGCGGTTTGAGAACATGCCATTTTTGGCCAAGCCTTGGCTTACAGAGCAACTTCGTAACGATTATTGGAAGCATGCTTCAGTGTGTGAAGATTATTCTAATATTAAAATTCCAGTTTATGCGATGAGTGGATGGGCTGATAACTATCGTAATACGGTATTTAGTTTGCTGGCTAATTTGGATGGACCACGCAAAGGTCTTGTTGGTCCCTGGGCTCATAAATACCCAAATATTGCGTATCCAAACCCTAAAATGGATTACGTTAAAGAGTCAGTTCGCTGGTGGGATCGATGGTTAAAAGACATTAAAAACGGTATTGATGAAGAACCACAACTCACATACTACTTGCAAGATAGCGTACGTCCGCAGACGGATTATGATCATCGTCCGGGACAATGGATAAGTGAGCCGACATGGCCATCGCCACGCACTCATACCCTATCGTTCTATTTAGACGATGGGCGTTTGGTTCAGACTCTTAACCCGGCAGCGCCAAAACAATCAATTTGTTCACCTCAATCTACCGGACTTAATGGTGGGCGTCTATGTGTCGGTATTCGTCAAGACATGGAGCAACCCGCAGACCAGCGTGCAGACGATGCTGGTTCGTTAACCTTTGATACTGCACCATTAGCAGAGCCATTAGCGATAACTGGTCAGGTGCTGGCAAAGTTGAGGATCATGGTCGATAAGCCTACTGCGCAACTCGCTATTCGTGTATGTGATGTTCATCCCGATGGCGCATCAACTCGCATCAGTGTTGGCACTTGGAACTTAAATCATCAAGATAACCATTCCCGATTTGAACGGTTAGATAATGATAGGGCTTATGACGTTACAGTGCCTGTTAATAATGTTGCTTATTTAGTTCCTGCTGGACATCGTCTTCGTATTTCCATTTCTACGGCTTATTGGCCTTTGATTTGGCCATCTGCTGATCGACCAACTGTCACGCTTGACCCTGCAGGGTGTGAAGTTACGGTGCCCTCTCGTTCTGAATGGACCAGTGAAATTACGCCGCCTAGTTATGATAAACCTGTTAGCTATGCTGGCCAAAGTTTACGTCCATACGATAGCCAACGTGTTGTTCATCATGATTACAAAAGTGGGAAAGTGTGCTTAGAAACTACGGATGATTTCGGGCGTCAACATTTTGATTCTTGTGATACTGAGATCGATTTACGGATGAAGCAACTGCAAACCATTCACCCTGAAAACCCGTTATCTGCTGAATCAGAGCTGTTTTATGAACTAGATATGGGGCGTGAAGGTTGGTGGACTGGTCTTACAGCTCATTATCATATGCGATGTGACTATAACTTTTTTTATATCACTGCTCATTGGCAAGCCCTAGAAGACGATCAAGTGGTATTCGAAAAGCAATTTGAAGAAACCATTAAACGAACGGGTGTTTAA
- a CDS encoding BCCT family transporter has translation MLKSLRPLVFFPTFLILVGALIFSLVDLDEFLHYTNLANGFVLEHFSWLFSLGSFYLLLLIVVTYCSKLGDIRIGGDNAKPRIGKIRWFMIVLCTTLAVGVLFWTTAEPLYHLHTPPKSLGIEPNSPNAILFALSAMFLHWGPTPYAIYAVPGLIFALAFYNLKMPFSITSSLKPVLGNLVNGKRGDIIDALALYSLVVGMASSLGTGALTLVGGISQFLPIERNAWSLGIVIAIIVAVFVFSAASGLIKGIARLSMVNFWLLIALFTFVFLFGPTQYILGIGVEGFGAYLENFFRLSLFTGQAANDPWPQSWSVFYWAVWFAWAPITAMFLGKIARGYTVREFIMVNVILPSLFILLWIAVFSGTAIFMDQSSGGALYAILNEEGIEQLLYHIFGKLPLGLVSTLILVFVSFVSYVTAADSSTDAIGDLCVKDFNSESQDNTGMGIKVLWGVLIGLVSWIMVSTVGVSGVKSLSNLGGLPATLIILCCSATLIKWIKKPELLSR, from the coding sequence ATGTTGAAATCACTTCGACCGTTGGTCTTCTTTCCAACATTTTTGATATTAGTCGGTGCGTTGATATTTAGTTTGGTCGACCTAGACGAGTTTCTTCACTATACCAACTTAGCGAACGGATTTGTTCTAGAGCATTTTTCATGGCTGTTTAGTTTAGGTAGTTTCTATCTGCTGCTATTAATCGTGGTTACCTACTGTTCAAAGCTAGGGGATATTCGGATTGGAGGTGACAATGCAAAGCCTCGGATAGGGAAAATACGTTGGTTCATGATTGTATTGTGTACCACTTTGGCTGTTGGCGTGCTGTTTTGGACTACGGCCGAACCACTTTATCACCTGCATACGCCACCGAAGAGTTTAGGTATTGAGCCGAATAGTCCTAATGCGATTCTATTTGCGCTTTCAGCAATGTTTTTACATTGGGGGCCGACACCGTATGCTATTTATGCTGTTCCTGGGTTGATTTTTGCCTTGGCGTTTTACAATCTAAAAATGCCATTTTCGATCACCAGTTCACTTAAACCTGTGTTGGGTAATCTAGTGAATGGCAAGCGCGGTGACATCATCGATGCTTTGGCGCTGTACTCGTTGGTTGTTGGTATGGCCTCTTCGTTGGGAACTGGTGCTTTAACTCTGGTTGGTGGGATCAGTCAATTCTTACCAATCGAACGCAATGCATGGTCATTAGGCATTGTGATCGCCATTATTGTTGCGGTGTTCGTTTTCTCTGCCGCGAGTGGCTTAATCAAAGGAATTGCACGCCTTTCGATGGTGAACTTTTGGTTGTTAATTGCTCTGTTTACGTTTGTTTTTCTCTTTGGCCCAACTCAATATATTTTGGGTATTGGTGTGGAAGGGTTTGGGGCTTACCTAGAAAACTTCTTCCGATTAAGTTTGTTTACAGGGCAAGCTGCAAATGACCCTTGGCCACAATCATGGAGTGTTTTCTATTGGGCTGTATGGTTTGCATGGGCACCGATTACCGCAATGTTTTTAGGGAAAATAGCGCGCGGTTATACAGTGCGTGAGTTCATCATGGTGAATGTGATTTTACCTAGCTTGTTTATTCTACTTTGGATTGCGGTTTTTTCCGGTACAGCAATTTTCATGGACCAAAGTTCAGGTGGTGCTTTATATGCAATTTTAAACGAGGAGGGTATTGAACAACTCCTTTATCATATTTTTGGTAAGCTGCCATTAGGCCTAGTGTCCACCCTTATTCTGGTATTTGTCTCGTTTGTTTCGTATGTCACTGCAGCAGATTCAAGTACTGATGCCATTGGCGATTTATGTGTTAAGGATTTCAATTCTGAATCTCAAGATAATACAGGCATGGGAATCAAAGTTCTTTGGGGGGTATTGATTGGTTTGGTCTCTTGGATCATGGTCAGTACCGTAGGAGTATCAGGAGTTAAATCTTTGTCCAATTTAGGTGGGCTACCAGCAACACTGATTATCTTATGTTGTAGTGCAACTTTGATTAAGTGGATTAAAAAGCCAGAGCTATTGAGTCGTTAA
- the cysT gene encoding sulfate/thiosulfate ABC transporter permease CysT, which yields MSQSISSASRPKTMRVLPGFGLSLGISLLFVSLILLLPITGLIAQTSQMTWSEYWFVISDPRVVASYKVTVWGALIASVFNGFFGLLLAWVLVRYDFPGKRLLDSLVDLPFALPTAVAGITLATLYSANGPLGQMLAAIGIKVAYTPLGIIVAMAFTSIPFVVRTVQPVLEELSIEEEEAGMTLGASDWQVFRRVIFPSLWPALLVGVALSFTRSLGEFGAVIFLAGNMPYVSEITSLMIFVKLQEFDFAGASAIASVVLMASLLLLFAINLWQGRYLRRIHGR from the coding sequence ATGAGTCAATCCATTTCATCAGCCTCCCGCCCTAAAACGATGCGAGTGTTACCTGGGTTTGGGTTGAGCCTTGGGATTTCACTGCTGTTTGTTAGTTTAATTTTACTTCTTCCCATCACAGGACTGATTGCCCAAACCAGTCAGATGACGTGGTCGGAATATTGGTTTGTCATTTCCGACCCTCGAGTGGTTGCCAGTTATAAAGTGACTGTGTGGGGCGCGTTAATTGCTTCTGTATTTAACGGCTTCTTTGGTTTGTTATTGGCTTGGGTTCTTGTACGTTACGATTTCCCTGGCAAACGTCTATTAGATTCGTTGGTTGATTTACCTTTTGCTTTGCCAACGGCGGTGGCTGGGATCACGCTTGCAACTCTTTATTCAGCCAATGGCCCTTTAGGGCAGATGCTTGCAGCGATTGGCATCAAGGTCGCCTACACGCCACTTGGTATTATCGTGGCCATGGCGTTTACCAGTATTCCGTTTGTGGTTCGCACTGTGCAGCCTGTTCTTGAAGAACTCTCTATCGAGGAAGAAGAAGCAGGAATGACGTTGGGCGCTTCCGATTGGCAGGTATTTCGCCGTGTTATTTTCCCGTCTTTGTGGCCCGCTTTGCTGGTGGGGGTTGCACTGTCATTTACCCGTAGCCTTGGAGAGTTCGGTGCAGTTATTTTCCTTGCGGGCAACATGCCTTACGTCAGTGAAATTACCTCGCTAATGATCTTTGTTAAGCTCCAAGAGTTTGATTTTGCGGGCGCTAGTGCCATCGCTTCTGTAGTTCTGATGGCATCTCTCCTGTTGCTGTTTGCTATAAACTTGTGGCAGGGACGCTACCTGCGTCGGATTCATGGGCGTTAG